In Candidatus Binatia bacterium, one DNA window encodes the following:
- a CDS encoding glycosyltransferase — MNEAMTLSVIIPVYDEHATILELLRRVAHHPEVYEMVIVDDCSGDGTAELLRQQDSENWPALQVDAPRDLPRIVFLQHEINQGKGSSLRTGFAAATGDIFLTQDADLEYDPQDYEKLLLPLYDGRADAVYGSRFAGYPRRVHMFWHTVGNRLLTLLSNMLCNLNLTDMETGYKAMRRELVENMVLRSRRFGIEPEITAKLARLRARIYEVPISYSGRSYSEGKKIGWKDAVSAVYTMFRCALVDDREASDPLHATLRRMAVLDRYNAFLFELIAPYVGQRVLEVGAGTGTITQFLRGRDRVCATEFDSQYLQLLERRFEHDPQIRARMFDLDKPVPTDVAAERYDTVICLNVLEHIEDDGAALRRMCEVLEDDGRLVLLVPAHQFLFGAMDSAIGHFRRYARPSLRALLEREGFSLENDFMLNALSTPGWFLNGRILRRTSVPGMQARLANRLVPLFRLERKLNLPIGLSVVAIARRRDPAVPVGSAA; from the coding sequence ATGAATGAAGCAATGACTCTCAGCGTGATCATCCCCGTGTATGATGAGCACGCAACGATTCTTGAATTATTGCGTCGTGTGGCCCACCACCCTGAAGTCTACGAGATGGTAATCGTCGACGATTGCTCTGGCGACGGCACAGCGGAACTGCTGCGTCAGCAGGACTCCGAAAACTGGCCGGCGCTGCAGGTCGATGCCCCACGCGACCTGCCGCGGATTGTCTTCCTGCAGCACGAAATCAATCAGGGGAAGGGTTCTTCCCTTCGAACCGGTTTTGCCGCCGCTACCGGAGATATTTTCCTGACGCAGGACGCCGACCTCGAGTACGACCCGCAAGACTACGAGAAATTGCTCCTACCGCTCTACGATGGGCGCGCGGATGCCGTCTACGGGTCCAGATTTGCCGGGTATCCCCGGCGGGTGCATATGTTCTGGCATACGGTCGGAAATCGGTTGCTGACCTTGCTGTCCAATATGCTTTGCAACCTGAACCTGACCGATATGGAAACCGGCTACAAGGCGATGCGCCGGGAGCTCGTTGAGAATATGGTTCTGCGGTCTCGCCGTTTCGGGATCGAGCCCGAAATTACCGCCAAGCTCGCTCGTTTGCGGGCGCGGATTTACGAAGTGCCCATTTCCTATAGCGGACGATCCTATTCGGAGGGCAAGAAGATCGGTTGGAAGGACGCGGTTTCCGCAGTCTATACGATGTTTCGCTGCGCCCTGGTGGACGACCGAGAGGCTTCCGATCCGCTTCATGCCACTCTTCGTCGAATGGCGGTTCTGGATCGTTATAATGCCTTCTTGTTTGAGTTGATCGCGCCCTATGTGGGGCAGCGAGTTCTGGAAGTGGGTGCCGGAACGGGAACGATTACCCAATTTTTGCGCGGGCGAGATCGGGTCTGTGCCACCGAGTTCGATAGTCAGTACCTGCAACTGCTGGAGCGTCGCTTCGAACACGACCCGCAGATCCGTGCCCGTATGTTCGACCTGGACAAGCCGGTGCCGACGGACGTGGCTGCGGAGCGTTATGATACGGTAATCTGCCTGAATGTTCTCGAACACATCGAGGACGACGGGGCCGCCTTGCGGCGAATGTGCGAAGTCCTCGAGGACGATGGTCGTCTGGTGCTGCTGGTGCCCGCCCACCAGTTTCTCTTCGGGGCGATGGATTCGGCGATCGGACACTTCCGCCGCTACGCGCGTCCGTCATTGCGGGCCTTGCTCGAGCGGGAAGGCTTTTCTCTGGAAAACGATTTCATGCTCAATGCCTTGTCCACCCCGGGATGGTTCCTGAACGGAAGAATTTTACGTCGTACCTCGGTTCCCGGAATGCAGGCTCGTTTGGCCAACCGTCTGGTGCCCCTCTTTCGACTGGAGCGCAAGCTCAATTTGCCCATCGGCCTTTCGGTCGTAGCGATTGCCCGACGTCGCGATCCCGCGGTGCCTGTCGGTTCCGCTGCCTGA
- a CDS encoding class I SAM-dependent methyltransferase, with amino-acid sequence MGLQGGGFVAQAAALCRACDGSTDPRFQKRGFSFVTCRECGVISVADPLPDTVDYDASYFSESSVNGYAAYVADRDLIEANFAARLVWLQSFTAGGRLLDVGAAYGFFVHLAARAGFAAQGLEPAADCAAFARRELGAELQTGRIESVDLPDESFDVVTMFDVLEHFENPRVALQQAARLLRPGGLLVVETGDTEALLARLAQQRWYFFDPPQHLVFFSQANLAQLARSVGFGDALGVGHIGRQVSLRNFSFQLSRALGGRRGALLRRFGESTWGQSRFRVPDRGNAFIMAFRREPRPESSLR; translated from the coding sequence ATGGGATTGCAGGGAGGTGGATTTGTTGCTCAGGCTGCAGCGCTGTGTCGCGCCTGCGATGGGTCGACCGATCCCCGGTTTCAAAAGCGAGGCTTCTCTTTTGTGACATGCAGGGAATGCGGCGTGATCTCGGTTGCGGACCCGCTGCCGGACACTGTGGACTATGATGCCAGTTATTTTTCCGAGTCCTCCGTCAACGGCTATGCCGCTTACGTCGCGGATCGCGACCTGATCGAGGCAAACTTCGCCGCCCGTCTTGTCTGGCTGCAATCCTTCACGGCAGGGGGGCGCCTTCTGGATGTGGGGGCCGCCTACGGTTTTTTTGTTCACCTCGCGGCACGGGCCGGCTTCGCCGCACAGGGTCTGGAGCCAGCTGCAGACTGCGCCGCATTCGCGCGTCGGGAGCTCGGCGCCGAACTGCAGACAGGTCGGATCGAGTCGGTCGATTTGCCGGACGAAAGTTTCGATGTTGTCACGATGTTCGATGTCCTTGAGCATTTTGAAAACCCGAGGGTCGCCCTGCAGCAGGCCGCGCGTTTGTTGCGACCGGGTGGTCTGCTCGTCGTGGAGACTGGTGATACCGAGGCGTTGCTGGCTCGACTGGCACAACAACGTTGGTACTTCTTCGATCCTCCACAGCATCTGGTTTTTTTCTCGCAGGCGAATCTTGCACAGCTGGCAAGGAGTGTCGGCTTTGGTGATGCGCTTGGGGTGGGCCATATCGGCCGTCAGGTCTCCTTGCGGAATTTCTCCTTCCAGTTGAGTCGAGCTCTCGGAGGGCGGCGTGGTGCCTTGCTGCGCCGATTCGGGGAATCAACATGGGGGCAGTCACGCTTTCGTGTCCCTGATCGAGGCAATGCGTTTATCATGGCCTTTCGACGAGAACCCCGGCCGGAGTCGAGCCTGCGATGA
- a CDS encoding radical SAM protein yields MGVGYCMSMLKAHGHDVDLIFDPGLDDNLFIKFPHLAWMNKHQELLDRAKGFKPDLIAMGCLTNLYPFAKVMAEKLKQTMPEVPILMGGHHAQALPGWLLENDPNIDMVCLGEGEIAMLELCNRMERGEDYTDVPTLWIRRDGLIHRNPMGPLENDLDTLPFPEKQLWYEYGCFKDNLEVFTGRGCPFKCTFCNIHYQRSIFKDQGDFLRKRSIPNVIEELKQNLTKYDVKYVSVHDDNFTTNPKWVEEFCEHYRKEINLPWYCFGYPTTLRPKLVEAMKAANCHTVFMGVDSGDADIRRHLMERPMTDELIKNAAKNVLDAGIGLQASCIYGNPGEEPEQMFKTLSMIDEIQPSQSSAYVFYPFPKTKMYDASVEMGYLDEEGEEKVRQGISGYHHESILKHPHKELAETLAKITPVYARSPNFMKPAIRWIIRHRMRRLAAMLYLILIPITFPYLGVEGIKVTVRMAWKAISGARGKSSTPVPEADETQQAA; encoded by the coding sequence ATGGGGGTGGGCTATTGCATGTCCATGCTCAAGGCCCACGGGCATGATGTGGACCTGATTTTCGATCCCGGCCTCGACGACAACCTGTTTATCAAATTCCCGCATCTCGCCTGGATGAACAAACATCAGGAACTGCTGGATCGGGCCAAGGGTTTCAAACCCGACCTGATCGCGATGGGCTGCCTGACCAATCTCTATCCCTTCGCGAAGGTGATGGCCGAGAAGCTCAAGCAGACCATGCCGGAGGTGCCCATTCTCATGGGAGGACACCACGCGCAGGCACTGCCGGGATGGCTGCTGGAGAACGATCCCAACATCGACATGGTCTGTCTGGGTGAAGGCGAAATCGCAATGCTGGAGCTCTGCAATCGCATGGAGCGCGGCGAAGACTATACCGATGTACCGACACTATGGATCCGCCGCGACGGTCTGATCCACCGCAACCCCATGGGGCCGCTCGAGAACGACCTCGACACCCTGCCCTTCCCGGAAAAACAGCTCTGGTACGAATACGGCTGTTTCAAGGACAATCTTGAAGTCTTCACCGGGCGCGGTTGCCCCTTCAAATGCACCTTCTGCAACATCCATTACCAACGGTCGATCTTCAAAGATCAGGGAGACTTCCTGCGCAAACGTTCGATTCCGAACGTGATCGAGGAACTCAAGCAGAATCTGACAAAATACGATGTGAAATACGTCTCGGTACACGACGATAATTTCACCACGAACCCTAAATGGGTCGAAGAATTCTGCGAGCATTACCGCAAGGAAATCAACCTTCCCTGGTACTGTTTCGGTTACCCGACAACGTTGCGCCCGAAGCTGGTCGAGGCAATGAAGGCGGCCAACTGCCATACCGTGTTCATGGGAGTCGACTCCGGGGATGCCGATATCCGGCGCCATCTGATGGAACGTCCAATGACAGACGAACTCATCAAGAACGCTGCCAAAAACGTCCTCGACGCCGGTATCGGCTTGCAGGCTTCCTGTATCTACGGAAACCCCGGCGAAGAACCGGAGCAGATGTTCAAGACGCTATCGATGATCGACGAGATCCAACCGTCGCAATCCTCGGCTTATGTCTTCTACCCGTTCCCCAAGACAAAGATGTACGACGCATCTGTCGAGATGGGCTACCTCGATGAGGAAGGTGAAGAGAAGGTCCGCCAAGGCATCTCCGGCTATCATCACGAGTCGATTCTCAAGCACCCCCACAAGGAGCTTGCCGAAACATTGGCCAAGATCACCCCGGTCTATGCTCGCTCGCCGAATTTCATGAAACCCGCGATCCGCTGGATCATTCGCCACCGAATGCGGCGTCTTGCGGCCATGCTCTATTTGATCCTGATTCCCATCACCTTCCCCTACCTCGGGGTCGAAGGGATCAAGGTTACGGTCCGTATGGCATGGAAAGCGATTAGCGGCGCTCGAGGCAAATCCTCGACTCCAGTGCCCGAGGCCGACGAGACACAGCAGGCAGCTTGA
- a CDS encoding polyprenol monophosphomannose synthase: MRTLVITPTYNERENLELLAAAVLSQPGDLEYLIVDDNSPDGTGDLADQIAEREERFHVMHRAGKLGLGSAYREAFRRALQEGYDAVISMDGDWSHDPSYLPQLAQAAENADLVIGSRYLNGISVVNWELSRLIMSKFANGYVRTITGLPFQDATAGFQCIRREALEAIDLDSITTDGYSFLVELKYRMHYAGITGVEVPIIFTQRRAGASKISKAEILRSMLTPWRMRLGLWQ; the protein is encoded by the coding sequence ATGCGGACGCTGGTAATTACACCGACCTACAATGAACGAGAAAATCTCGAATTGTTGGCGGCTGCGGTCCTGTCCCAGCCCGGTGATCTCGAGTATCTGATCGTGGATGATAATTCTCCGGACGGGACCGGGGATCTCGCCGACCAGATTGCGGAGCGAGAAGAGCGCTTTCATGTGATGCACCGGGCCGGAAAACTCGGGCTCGGCTCGGCGTATCGGGAAGCCTTTCGCAGAGCCCTGCAGGAGGGATACGACGCCGTCATCTCGATGGATGGTGACTGGTCCCACGACCCCTCCTACCTGCCGCAACTCGCGCAGGCTGCGGAGAATGCCGATCTGGTCATCGGCTCGCGCTACCTGAACGGAATCAGCGTTGTGAATTGGGAGCTATCGCGGCTCATCATGAGCAAATTCGCCAATGGCTACGTCCGCACCATCACAGGCCTGCCGTTTCAGGACGCGACAGCAGGCTTCCAATGTATCCGTCGCGAAGCTCTCGAAGCGATCGATCTCGATTCGATCACGACTGACGGATATTCATTTCTCGTGGAGTTGAAGTATCGGATGCATTACGCAGGGATCACCGGCGTTGAGGTGCCCATCATCTTCACCCAACGGCGTGCCGGAGCCTCCAAAATCTCCAAAGCCGAGATTCTCCGCTCCATGCTGACGCCCTGGCGGATGCGACTCGGTCTTTGGCAATAG
- a CDS encoding class I SAM-dependent methyltransferase yields MSNENSDNFLDQQREYFEAADETHFAWQTGATTFAARERSLLRDLLRESASPILEVGAGEGGNLFHLVEQYPGGKNCFGLDAFLPKLQFATTKVEGALWTAADAGAQPFADNTFATVLIRDVLHHLEDPFATLEESLRVLRPGGTFVLMEPNAHNPLIRLQMALVKAERGAARSTEPWLREQLSRLPLEGVHLESAVPFPLDRVVFHPQFGWPALAGNNWLQKGLDGIETAVGKALGPARWSYWTVRATKSAK; encoded by the coding sequence ATGAGCAACGAAAACTCGGATAATTTCCTCGACCAGCAGCGAGAATACTTCGAGGCTGCGGACGAGACCCACTTTGCGTGGCAAACCGGTGCGACCACCTTTGCCGCCCGCGAGCGGAGTCTGCTTCGCGATCTCCTGAGGGAAAGCGCCTCGCCAATTCTGGAGGTCGGCGCCGGCGAGGGAGGCAATCTATTTCACTTGGTCGAGCAGTATCCGGGCGGCAAGAACTGCTTCGGCCTGGACGCCTTTCTGCCCAAACTTCAGTTTGCGACGACGAAAGTCGAGGGTGCGCTATGGACAGCGGCCGATGCCGGTGCCCAACCCTTTGCCGATAACACCTTTGCGACGGTGCTGATCCGAGACGTCCTGCACCATCTGGAGGACCCCTTCGCGACACTCGAGGAAAGCCTGCGCGTGCTGCGGCCGGGCGGCACCTTTGTGCTGATGGAACCCAACGCGCACAACCCGCTGATCCGCCTGCAAATGGCTCTGGTGAAAGCCGAGCGCGGGGCCGCCCGTTCCACCGAGCCCTGGTTGCGCGAACAGCTCAGTCGCCTTCCTCTCGAGGGCGTACATCTAGAATCAGCGGTGCCCTTCCCCCTCGATCGGGTCGTCTTTCACCCTCAATTCGGATGGCCCGCTCTGGCCGGCAACAACTGGCTCCAAAAAGGGCTCGATGGAATCGAGACCGCCGTCGGAAAGGCCCTCGGCCCTGCGCGCTGGTCCTACTGGACCGTTCGCGCGACCAAGTCGGCGAAATGA
- a CDS encoding MBOAT family O-acyltransferase, with protein MTADLQIWADGQLHDLLTGVWETRHSLFARFALYGAVLASLGIVLAPLQRHLREWGVVILSLVALYLLGSGAMTISAVGFSVALWLAVERWPGRTGTLVCWTLIVALAAYPWLLPAELLVGNTSQMREFWAFASNVWLLRCIAYLVDRRSGKLARRSLREFLLATLFFPTFVNGPIETTEQMRDGRNHGPAVANWSEFRSYLRTLARSSARFLLGILKVLFATLYLGIDNDTIFATSGSAFSHPRLWLWPVELYFTFYITFSGWTDISIALGRILGWDLIENFDRPWQSRSVAEFWRRWHISFGIWLRNYVYIPLGGNRRHPNLNVQATFLASGLWHVWGALKALGVTGYPPEAWIGFILWGFLNGSAVAAARFWNNTSALDSLRERLRRGLPSIVRHRAAQAMAFGFVALAWIPFFLPPWIGIENCWNILRRMVFLG; from the coding sequence GTGACAGCCGACCTTCAAATTTGGGCCGACGGCCAACTACATGACCTCCTGACGGGCGTTTGGGAAACCCGGCATAGCCTCTTTGCGCGCTTTGCTCTCTATGGCGCCGTGCTCGCATCACTGGGCATCGTCCTGGCGCCATTGCAGCGGCACCTTCGCGAGTGGGGCGTCGTCATCCTTTCCCTTGTCGCCCTGTACCTCCTGGGCTCCGGCGCAATGACCATCAGCGCCGTGGGGTTCTCGGTGGCACTCTGGCTGGCGGTCGAGCGATGGCCAGGCCGGACCGGTACTCTGGTGTGCTGGACCCTGATCGTCGCGCTGGCGGCCTACCCCTGGCTCCTGCCCGCCGAGCTTCTTGTGGGCAACACCAGTCAAATGAGGGAATTCTGGGCATTTGCGAGTAATGTGTGGCTGCTGCGCTGTATTGCCTATCTCGTCGACCGCCGCTCCGGGAAACTCGCGCGGCGATCGCTGCGCGAGTTTCTTCTCGCGACACTCTTTTTCCCCACCTTCGTCAACGGCCCGATCGAGACGACCGAACAGATGCGGGACGGACGGAACCATGGGCCGGCCGTCGCCAACTGGTCGGAGTTCCGGAGCTATCTGCGGACGCTGGCCCGAAGCAGCGCGCGCTTTCTGCTGGGAATCCTGAAGGTCCTTTTCGCCACGCTCTACCTGGGCATCGACAACGACACGATTTTCGCAACCAGCGGCTCGGCCTTCAGCCACCCTCGCCTCTGGCTGTGGCCGGTCGAGCTCTACTTCACTTTCTATATTACATTCTCCGGTTGGACCGATATCTCCATTGCTCTCGGCAGGATTCTGGGATGGGATTTGATCGAAAACTTTGATCGTCCCTGGCAATCGCGATCCGTCGCCGAATTCTGGCGGCGCTGGCATATCTCTTTCGGAATCTGGCTGCGCAATTATGTCTACATCCCTCTCGGCGGAAACCGCCGTCACCCCAATCTGAATGTTCAAGCGACATTCCTGGCGAGTGGCCTCTGGCATGTCTGGGGCGCACTGAAGGCTCTGGGGGTGACCGGCTATCCACCGGAAGCGTGGATCGGATTTATACTTTGGGGATTCCTCAATGGAAGCGCTGTGGCTGCGGCACGCTTCTGGAACAACACATCCGCTCTGGACTCCTTGCGCGAGCGACTGCGTCGAGGCCTGCCCTCGATCGTGCGCCACCGCGCAGCGCAGGCAATGGCCTTTGGATTTGTCGCTCTTGCCTGGATTCCCTTTTTCCTTCCACCCTGGATTGGTATCGAAAACTGCTGGAATATCCTGCGTCGAATGGTCTTCCTCGGATGA
- a CDS encoding sulfatase: MGLACLLWMTTTAWAVVPTVPAFDLVGLVAGDEQPQKNVEAVMRGAHGQTRTAVRMKIPAAAGYPVKVPENAILQFGISASALVFAVESPELSQPVTARIWFDDESGSEVIYQRRIKLKDRSEDRTWFDEKVDLGKLAGRSGTLRFETSSEVVEEAEISVVYWSTPRITQTRASLDSPNLLFITIDCLRADHVGAYGYPHPTTPTIDGLSEKGIRFAHAYANAPMTLPSIPQIFTSQLFPSRDEPLLTAPFSDAGIPSAAFINNAWIPLWLSQGAHADPPGTFDRIISGALTADNITDQALAWLSDHEQHRFALYLHFLDAHTPYRPPARWRDVFVDKNYRGPVGDTFKDDKGAAAGKYNAADQKKIIALYDAGIRYIDSQIDRLLQELKSKKIFDDTLIVISADHGEELWDHGSFFHGQSLYEELLHIPLVVKLPGGAESGRVVERTVQGIDLAPSILDWMNLPSPDQFQGEKLGRTLDQTPRDFIATATQAQFPTRYAIRRGHTKIVESLNAAEVEGYDLEADPGEAYATLPEGTTTAELMRDLRQARSILRERGFQMQVTGADNREIEIEMSSAPVSATFLTLDRRGEKGVLQLSPDGRRLQIRGPATGFGLRFDRLKDSNNLGNRDLVAFSDRNAAGKNTPLRISLGASGKRSDAATVDLNSADLESPSEPPCDKPERGIHLCLWHYPGEKVSALPEIKDPALRERLRALGYIQ; this comes from the coding sequence ATGGGGCTTGCATGCCTCCTCTGGATGACCACGACCGCATGGGCTGTGGTCCCGACTGTGCCGGCTTTTGATCTTGTCGGCCTTGTCGCCGGTGATGAGCAACCTCAAAAAAATGTCGAAGCCGTCATGCGGGGGGCTCACGGTCAGACCCGGACGGCTGTGCGCATGAAAATTCCGGCGGCAGCCGGCTACCCGGTGAAAGTCCCGGAGAATGCGATCCTCCAATTCGGAATCAGCGCCTCTGCCCTCGTCTTTGCCGTTGAGTCGCCCGAGCTCTCGCAACCGGTCACCGCGAGAATATGGTTCGATGACGAGTCCGGAAGCGAGGTCATCTATCAGCGCCGCATCAAGCTGAAAGACCGGAGTGAAGATCGAACCTGGTTCGACGAGAAGGTCGACCTCGGAAAACTGGCGGGACGAAGCGGCACGCTGCGCTTCGAGACGAGTTCCGAAGTTGTGGAAGAAGCCGAGATCTCGGTTGTGTACTGGAGTACACCCCGAATCACCCAAACCCGAGCCTCCCTCGACTCGCCCAACCTTCTTTTTATCACGATCGATTGCCTCCGGGCAGACCACGTGGGTGCCTACGGCTACCCCCACCCCACGACACCAACCATCGATGGTCTTTCCGAAAAGGGAATCCGCTTCGCGCACGCCTATGCCAATGCGCCGATGACCCTGCCGTCGATTCCGCAGATCTTTACTTCGCAACTTTTTCCCAGTCGGGACGAACCTCTTCTGACCGCACCTTTCAGTGATGCAGGAATCCCGAGTGCCGCCTTCATCAACAATGCGTGGATTCCATTATGGCTCAGTCAGGGAGCGCATGCCGATCCTCCCGGCACCTTCGACCGTATCATCAGTGGCGCGCTGACCGCCGACAATATCACGGATCAGGCTCTCGCGTGGCTGTCCGACCATGAGCAGCATCGCTTCGCGCTCTACCTGCACTTTCTGGATGCACATACGCCCTACCGCCCACCGGCTCGCTGGCGCGACGTCTTCGTCGACAAGAATTACCGCGGCCCCGTCGGCGACACCTTCAAGGATGACAAAGGCGCGGCCGCCGGAAAATACAACGCGGCAGATCAAAAGAAAATCATCGCACTCTATGATGCCGGCATTCGCTATATCGACTCGCAGATCGACCGACTCCTGCAGGAACTCAAGAGCAAGAAAATCTTCGATGACACACTGATCGTCATTTCCGCCGATCACGGCGAAGAGCTCTGGGACCATGGCAGCTTTTTTCACGGGCAAAGTCTCTACGAGGAATTGCTGCATATTCCTCTCGTCGTGAAGCTTCCTGGCGGGGCCGAGAGTGGCCGCGTCGTCGAGCGGACGGTACAGGGTATCGATCTCGCGCCCTCCATTCTCGACTGGATGAACCTGCCCTCACCCGATCAATTCCAGGGCGAGAAGCTCGGGCGGACGCTGGATCAGACGCCCAGGGATTTCATCGCTACAGCCACACAAGCGCAATTCCCGACCCGCTATGCCATTCGTCGTGGCCATACAAAAATTGTCGAAAGCCTGAATGCCGCCGAGGTCGAGGGGTATGACCTTGAGGCTGACCCGGGAGAGGCTTACGCGACTCTCCCCGAGGGCACGACCACTGCGGAATTGATGCGTGACCTGCGCCAGGCCCGAAGCATCCTCCGAGAGCGAGGCTTCCAGATGCAAGTCACGGGCGCAGACAATCGCGAAATAGAGATCGAAATGAGCAGTGCGCCGGTCTCCGCCACGTTCCTCACCCTCGACCGTCGTGGCGAAAAAGGGGTCCTGCAATTATCTCCGGACGGACGCCGGCTGCAGATCCGAGGGCCCGCCACCGGATTCGGGCTGCGCTTTGATCGCCTCAAGGACTCCAACAATCTCGGGAACAGGGATCTGGTCGCATTCAGTGACCGCAATGCCGCGGGCAAGAACACCCCCTTGCGCATTTCGCTCGGGGCCTCGGGGAAACGGTCGGACGCCGCCACCGTCGACCTCAATAGCGCGGACCTCGAGAGTCCGTCCGAGCCACCTTGCGACAAACCCGAGCGCGGCATTCATCTATGCCTCTGGCATTACCCCGGCGAGAAAGTCAGTGCCCTGCCCGAAATCAAGGACCCAGCTCTGCGTGAGCGTCTGCGCGCTCTGGGCTATATCCAATGA